Proteins from a genomic interval of Rhodococcus rhodochrous:
- a CDS encoding AAA domain-containing protein — translation MRVESGESEPELRDRVQRLLAFLAELVKARSAPVRVVDKHRAVMSLEEGNIRAGLRAHAASGDIVLRARRAQLEEPPRPPAELEKYVHGDIADSAVEPEVDPQALGIEGLDAWLTEWRTWAVVDRERQAASHLYSFLQRAMLDLEDQPESLELVVASGLLHLSEGVAGARVHTHLITQAALIERQGDSGDLVVRLSPSAGPSLEDVQLLTGLEVFDPTSVRELHDALVTQVASPLDPAARAFLKSWAERALTVPVDVVDRADEASSSDAFVTPSPVLVLRKRGAHALIEYYSRMTEAAADESNPVPLGLAQLVEAIEPADRVAWLDRIGTPSTEFTGEQLLPLPANEEQRDIIDRLAGDSGVVVEGPPGTGKTHTIANIVAALLARGQRVLVTSEKAQALRVLREKLPSELQELCVAVTDPVHGGTVELTRSVSEIAIRKAQFNVRRAQERIDELTTQRNDALERRATLMEQIRQARAEETGVHADVAAGYEGTAASIVRRVRAYEAKYAWLPAPLLTDTSPLTVDELVTLHSLHQRSSVERARRRQQRFPELSLPTQRELQYACAAVSQASSGTTNGETQGLLRILEGASLEALGRIRDLCEQLQGALEDADRLDARIQRVADDVLSGRAQHLWGKTAELARLVQAAQEADRIVGAGSVDISVTGRQAFEAYDALARKLEAGDTWRSGFTRFRRSDEQSAVEALGEIATVDGVAATTAQTARVVAEHLRALEAIRVARVVLRDLGIDIELDESRSRAVGTLAFLDRDRAIVDNLVARVHDVESALREVHPGAPRITSIEQARSTAESARTIAAAGTAEASKNWLESIGMYVRGQISGGASPEGRALARAFQEADFDAINAALDAWDRAAGEQREELELVSLHARLTTAAPALAQALAENPLSLAWPARLADIDEAWAWRRADEWVRRFHERSDDGQFERDLDALETDIARLTTELVEEKAWSACLDRTTAEQVQALHSYRDHIASIGKGTGRYAERYRAAAREAMQVAQGAVPAWVMPLQQVLASIPPEQNSFDVVIVDEASQTDISSLFLLWLAPRVIVVGDDKQCAPSAVSLGALDGVFSRLDSYLPDIPNYLRDSFTPRSSLFSLLRSRFGSIVRLREHFRSMPEIIAWSSDQFYADDPLVPMRQYGSDRLQPLRTTLVEDGAVTGQNSTLTNYAEAHALVDTLVKCVEDPAYDGKTFGVVVLQGQLQVDIIQNELLERLTPEQWEERRLRVGTPPDFQGDERNVVFLSMVVAPEQNIAALTRTEYQRRFNVAASRAQDQLWLFHSRTIDTLRRTDLRYSLLTHMRTTSPRPAESMPDGVTRDERHNAFDSLFQQDVFLDIAARGYHVNPRVEVNGHFIDLVVTGAAGKLAVACDDEQWHTGPDRQNADLERERELHRSGWKFWRVRESEYYLDPVAALSGLWEELERRGITPGRVDMRPIAATDVY, via the coding sequence CACGCCGCATCGGGCGACATCGTCCTGCGCGCGCGTCGCGCTCAGCTCGAAGAGCCCCCGCGCCCGCCCGCCGAACTCGAGAAGTACGTGCACGGGGACATCGCGGATTCCGCCGTCGAGCCCGAAGTCGACCCGCAGGCCCTCGGTATCGAGGGGCTCGACGCCTGGCTGACGGAATGGCGGACGTGGGCGGTCGTCGACCGCGAGCGACAGGCCGCCTCGCATCTGTATTCCTTCCTGCAGCGAGCCATGCTCGACCTCGAGGATCAGCCCGAATCGCTGGAGCTCGTCGTCGCGTCGGGTCTGCTGCACCTCTCCGAGGGTGTGGCGGGCGCGCGGGTCCACACGCACCTGATCACCCAAGCCGCGCTCATCGAGCGACAGGGCGACTCCGGCGACCTGGTGGTGCGGTTGAGTCCCAGCGCCGGACCGTCGCTCGAAGACGTCCAGCTCCTCACCGGTCTGGAGGTCTTCGATCCGACGAGTGTCCGTGAGCTGCACGACGCCCTCGTCACCCAGGTCGCGTCGCCTCTCGACCCCGCGGCTCGCGCGTTCCTGAAGAGTTGGGCCGAGCGTGCGCTCACGGTGCCGGTCGACGTCGTCGATCGTGCGGACGAAGCGTCGTCATCGGACGCGTTCGTGACGCCGTCGCCGGTGCTCGTGCTGCGCAAGCGTGGCGCGCATGCGCTCATCGAGTACTACAGCCGCATGACCGAGGCGGCCGCCGACGAGTCGAATCCGGTGCCGCTCGGGCTGGCGCAGCTCGTCGAAGCGATCGAACCGGCCGACCGCGTCGCGTGGCTCGACCGCATCGGCACGCCCTCGACCGAGTTCACTGGCGAGCAGTTGCTGCCGCTGCCCGCGAACGAGGAACAGCGCGACATCATCGACCGGCTCGCCGGCGACAGCGGTGTCGTGGTCGAGGGACCTCCGGGCACGGGCAAGACCCACACCATCGCCAACATCGTCGCGGCGCTACTCGCGCGCGGGCAGCGGGTGCTGGTCACCAGTGAGAAGGCGCAGGCGCTGCGTGTGCTCCGGGAGAAGCTCCCGTCCGAACTGCAGGAACTGTGCGTGGCCGTCACCGACCCGGTGCACGGCGGCACCGTGGAACTCACCCGCAGTGTCAGCGAAATCGCCATCCGCAAGGCGCAATTCAACGTTCGGCGCGCGCAGGAGCGCATCGACGAGCTCACCACGCAACGCAACGACGCCCTGGAGCGTCGCGCGACGCTGATGGAACAGATCCGGCAGGCGCGCGCGGAGGAGACCGGGGTCCACGCCGATGTCGCCGCCGGTTACGAGGGGACGGCCGCGTCGATCGTCCGGCGGGTCCGAGCGTACGAGGCCAAGTACGCATGGTTGCCCGCGCCTCTGCTCACCGACACCTCGCCGCTGACGGTCGACGAACTCGTCACCCTCCACTCTCTGCATCAGCGGTCGAGCGTCGAGCGCGCGCGCCGTCGCCAGCAGCGCTTCCCCGAACTGTCGCTGCCCACCCAGAGGGAACTGCAGTACGCGTGCGCCGCCGTCTCGCAGGCGTCGAGCGGCACCACCAACGGTGAGACGCAGGGACTGTTGCGGATTCTCGAGGGCGCGTCGCTCGAAGCACTCGGCCGCATCCGCGATCTGTGTGAGCAGCTGCAGGGCGCCCTCGAGGACGCGGACCGGCTCGACGCGCGAATCCAGCGCGTCGCCGACGACGTGCTGTCGGGCCGGGCCCAGCACTTGTGGGGGAAGACCGCCGAGCTCGCCCGGCTCGTGCAGGCCGCACAGGAGGCCGACCGGATCGTCGGCGCCGGCTCCGTGGACATCTCGGTGACGGGACGACAGGCCTTCGAGGCGTACGACGCGCTCGCGCGCAAGCTCGAGGCGGGCGACACGTGGCGCAGCGGTTTCACCCGGTTCCGGCGCAGCGACGAGCAATCCGCCGTCGAGGCACTCGGGGAGATCGCGACCGTCGACGGTGTCGCCGCCACCACCGCCCAGACAGCGCGCGTCGTCGCCGAACACCTGCGTGCGCTCGAGGCGATCCGGGTCGCGCGGGTCGTCCTCCGCGACCTCGGTATCGACATCGAACTCGACGAGTCGCGCAGCCGCGCCGTCGGCACCCTCGCGTTCCTCGACCGGGACCGCGCCATCGTCGACAATCTCGTGGCACGGGTGCACGACGTCGAATCGGCACTGCGCGAAGTGCATCCGGGGGCGCCGCGGATCACCAGCATCGAACAGGCGCGGTCCACCGCCGAATCGGCACGGACCATCGCCGCCGCAGGCACCGCCGAAGCGAGCAAGAACTGGCTCGAATCCATCGGCATGTACGTGCGGGGTCAGATCTCCGGGGGAGCGTCGCCCGAAGGACGCGCGCTGGCACGGGCCTTCCAGGAGGCCGACTTCGACGCCATCAATGCGGCCCTGGACGCGTGGGATCGAGCGGCCGGAGAGCAGCGCGAGGAGCTGGAACTCGTCTCCCTGCACGCGCGCCTGACCACCGCGGCACCGGCGCTTGCTCAGGCGCTCGCGGAGAATCCGTTGAGCCTGGCCTGGCCGGCTCGCCTCGCCGACATCGACGAGGCGTGGGCGTGGCGACGTGCGGACGAGTGGGTGCGTCGTTTCCACGAGCGCAGCGACGACGGGCAGTTCGAACGCGACCTCGACGCACTCGAGACGGACATCGCGCGCCTCACGACGGAGCTCGTCGAGGAGAAGGCGTGGAGCGCATGTCTCGACCGCACCACGGCCGAGCAGGTGCAGGCACTCCATTCGTACCGCGATCACATCGCGAGCATCGGTAAGGGCACCGGCCGCTATGCGGAGCGTTATCGGGCGGCGGCACGCGAGGCCATGCAGGTCGCGCAGGGTGCAGTGCCCGCCTGGGTGATGCCGTTGCAGCAGGTCCTGGCTTCGATTCCGCCCGAACAGAATTCGTTCGACGTCGTCATCGTCGACGAAGCGAGCCAGACCGACATCAGCAGCCTGTTTCTGCTGTGGCTGGCGCCGCGCGTGATCGTCGTCGGCGACGACAAGCAGTGTGCACCGAGCGCGGTGTCGCTGGGTGCACTCGACGGGGTGTTCAGCCGTCTCGACTCGTATCTGCCCGACATCCCGAACTACCTGCGCGACAGCTTCACTCCGCGATCGAGCCTGTTCTCGTTGCTGCGGTCGAGGTTCGGCAGCATCGTCCGTTTGCGCGAGCACTTCCGGTCGATGCCGGAGATCATCGCGTGGTCGAGCGACCAGTTCTACGCCGACGACCCGCTCGTGCCCATGCGGCAGTACGGCTCCGATCGTCTGCAGCCGCTGCGCACCACGCTGGTCGAGGACGGCGCCGTCACCGGGCAGAACTCGACGTTGACGAACTACGCCGAGGCACATGCCCTCGTCGACACGCTCGTGAAGTGCGTCGAGGACCCCGCCTACGACGGCAAGACCTTCGGTGTCGTGGTGCTGCAGGGGCAGTTGCAGGTCGACATCATCCAGAACGAACTGCTCGAGCGACTCACCCCGGAGCAGTGGGAGGAACGCAGGCTCCGCGTCGGCACGCCCCCGGATTTCCAGGGCGACGAGCGGAACGTGGTGTTCCTGTCGATGGTCGTGGCGCCCGAACAGAACATCGCGGCGTTGACGCGGACCGAATACCAGCGACGGTTCAATGTGGCGGCGTCGCGTGCCCAGGATCAGCTGTGGTTGTTCCACTCGAGGACCATCGACACGCTGCGTCGCACCGACCTGCGGTACTCGCTGCTCACCCACATGCGGACGACGTCCCCGCGGCCGGCCGAGTCGATGCCCGACGGCGTGACGCGCGACGAGCGGCACAACGCGTTCGACAGTCTCTTCCAGCAGGACGTCTTCCTCGACATCGCCGCCCGCGGCTATCACGTGAACCCGCGGGTCGAGGTGAACGGTCACTTCATCGATCTCGTCGTGACGGGGGCGGCAGGCAAGCTTGCAGTCGCCTGCGACGACGAGCAGTGGCACACCGGCCCCGACCGACAGAACGCCGATCTGGAGCGGGAGCGTGAACTGCACCGCAGCGGCTGGAAATTCTGGCGGGTCCGGGAATCGGAGTACTACCTCGACCCGGTCGCAGCCCTGTCGGGACTCTGGGAGGAGCTGGAGCGCCGCGGAATCACGCCCGGTCGCGTGGATATGCGACCGATCGCAGCGACGGACGTTTACTGA
- a CDS encoding alpha/beta hydrolase, producing MTTTLDTPPALPEPEPSFPARLRERTLRWLGRFHPVGLAVALLFYCWSLSLSLLPRPWYLQGVATGISVITGYGIGVLLAWIVRKCGVETNWSATVKKVGWYLLALAAVVVVPTFLVLGSWWQDISRELVGMEPGSSWDYPGVLLVAVVVALLLLVIGRGLRRVAQWVTGLVVRVLPAPLARIVSVVLVGLLVFWAVEGLLSVQIARIANGSAMAVDEGTADGVEQPQAPERSGSDASLERWDSLGREGRTFVAGGPSPEEITAVTGEPAMMPIRVYAGYRSLDSLDRYTEFDEMEVLASHVVAELDRTGAFGREYLAVATTTGRGWVNQDVAAALEYLSDGNSAIAAMQYSFLASPLAFLADRVSPRNAGRALFEAVYARWSVLDPTTRPKLLVFGESLGSYGGQSAFAGVQDMITRTDGALWVGTPNFTEQWRRITDSRDPGSREILPVIYGGQNVRFAATPDDLTDLDGLRDWESPRIVYWQHPSDPIVWWSSQLVRHRPDWLRDERGADIDQGMSWIPFVTFWQVTLDMVFAAEVPGGHGHTYTAEAAFFWADILGIEDESRVAAVFDALSDG from the coding sequence ATGACCACGACCCTCGATACACCACCCGCGCTTCCTGAGCCCGAACCGTCGTTCCCGGCTCGGTTGAGGGAAAGAACCTTGCGATGGTTGGGACGGTTCCATCCGGTCGGTCTGGCCGTCGCGCTGCTGTTCTACTGCTGGTCGCTGTCGCTGTCCCTGCTTCCACGCCCCTGGTACCTGCAGGGCGTCGCGACCGGCATCAGCGTTATCACGGGTTACGGCATCGGGGTGCTTCTCGCGTGGATCGTCCGCAAGTGCGGCGTCGAGACGAACTGGTCGGCGACCGTGAAGAAGGTCGGCTGGTATCTGCTCGCGCTGGCCGCCGTCGTGGTGGTGCCGACCTTCCTCGTCCTCGGTTCGTGGTGGCAGGACATCAGCCGTGAGCTCGTCGGGATGGAACCCGGCAGTAGCTGGGACTATCCGGGTGTGCTGCTTGTCGCCGTGGTCGTGGCGCTGCTTCTGCTCGTGATCGGTCGTGGTCTGCGGCGCGTGGCGCAGTGGGTCACCGGGCTCGTCGTCCGCGTGTTGCCGGCACCTCTGGCGCGCATCGTGAGTGTCGTGTTGGTGGGGCTCCTCGTGTTCTGGGCGGTCGAGGGTCTGCTGTCGGTCCAGATCGCGCGTATCGCCAACGGCTCGGCGATGGCCGTCGACGAAGGCACCGCCGACGGAGTCGAGCAGCCGCAGGCGCCGGAGCGATCCGGCTCCGACGCGTCGCTCGAACGGTGGGATTCGCTGGGACGTGAAGGGCGCACGTTCGTCGCAGGTGGTCCGTCTCCGGAGGAGATCACCGCGGTGACCGGTGAACCCGCAATGATGCCGATCCGGGTCTACGCCGGTTACCGCTCCCTGGACAGCCTCGACCGCTACACCGAGTTCGACGAGATGGAGGTACTCGCCTCGCATGTCGTCGCCGAACTCGATCGCACCGGCGCCTTCGGCCGGGAGTACCTGGCAGTGGCCACGACGACCGGCCGCGGCTGGGTCAACCAGGACGTCGCCGCCGCACTGGAATACCTTTCCGACGGCAATTCAGCCATCGCGGCCATGCAGTATTCGTTCCTGGCCAGCCCCTTGGCCTTTCTCGCCGACCGGGTCTCGCCGCGCAATGCAGGTCGTGCGCTGTTCGAAGCGGTGTACGCGAGGTGGAGTGTTCTCGATCCGACTACCCGGCCGAAGCTGCTCGTCTTCGGCGAGTCGCTGGGTTCGTACGGAGGCCAATCGGCGTTCGCCGGCGTGCAGGACATGATCACCCGAACCGATGGCGCACTGTGGGTGGGCACGCCGAATTTCACGGAGCAGTGGCGGCGCATCACCGATTCGCGTGATCCCGGCAGCCGCGAAATTCTTCCGGTCATCTACGGCGGACAGAACGTACGATTCGCGGCGACCCCCGACGACCTCACCGATCTCGACGGCCTGCGCGACTGGGAATCTCCCCGCATCGTGTACTGGCAGCACCCCAGCGATCCGATCGTCTGGTGGTCCTCCCAACTCGTTCGGCACCGCCCCGATTGGCTGCGCGACGAACGCGGCGCCGACATCGACCAAGGGATGTCGTGGATTCCCTTCGTCACCTTCTGGCAGGTCACCCTGGACATGGTGTTCGCCGCCGAAGTACCGGGCGGCCACGGCCACACCTACACCGCCGAGGCGGCGTTCTTCTGGGCGGACATCCTCGGAATCGAAGACGAATCGCGGGTGGCGGCTGTCTTCGACGCACTGTCGGATGGGTGA